The uncultured Bacteroides sp. genome includes the window TATACAAAAGAAGAGCTTGCCGGTCTGGCTGCTGTGTTGGCTAAATATCCGCAGATAACAATTATTGCAGATGAGATTTACGAACATATTAATTATATAGGAAAGCATGAGAGTATTGCTCAGTTTCCCGAAGTGCGTGATCGCGTGGTTATTGTTAACGGAGTTTCTAAGGCGTACGCTATGACGGGATGGAGAATTGGTTTTATAGCCGGACCGCAATGGATCGTTTCTGCCTGCAATAAACTTCAGGGGCAATATACTTCGGGGCCTTGTTCTGTATCTCAGAAAGCTGCTGAAGCTGCTTATGTCGGAACTCAGACTCCGGTTGCTGAAATGCGTGATGCATTCCGCCGTCGAAAAGATTTAATAGTAAAATTGGCAAAGGAAATTTCCGGATTTGAGGTGAATGTGCCTCAGGGTGCATTCTATCTGTTTCCAAAGTGTAACTCTTATTTTGGCAAGAGTGCTGATGGGCGTTTGGTTACCGATGCCGGTGATTTGGCGATGTATCTGCTCGAAGTCGGGCATGTAGCTTGTGTTGGTGGTACTGCTTTTGGTGCCCCTGAGTATATACGTATGAGCTATGCCACTTCGGATGAAAATATTGTTGAGGCTATGCGTAGAATAAAAGAAGCATTGGGCAAATTAGCTTGATTTGGGAATGTTCTTGTTAGAACATATTTTCCTTCATATTATAAAAAGTAAAAGGCTATCCTTAGGGATAGCCTTTTACTTTTTATATCCGGGATATAATTTTATTCTACCGGATGAATTGCTTCTGATGGGCATACATCTGCGCAAGTGCCGCAGTCAGTACATACATCAGGGTTGATAGAGTAAATATCGCCTTCAGAGATAGCTTCAACGGGACACTCATCAATACAAGTTCCGCAAGCAATGCAATCGTCAGTAATTACGTAAGCCATTTTGTCAAAATTTAAAATATTAGTACTAATTAGTTCCGCAAAAATAAGAGATTTATTCATTATCTGGAAATGATTCTTATATAATTTACTTTAATTTTTTGTTTTACTTATCCTTTGGCTGTTGGCTATTCCGGTATTTCCACCCCACATAGATGGTTAATTAGCTTATGATAGTGCTAACTTTCTACCTTAAATCGTCCCTTTTTTATTATTTTTGCAGGGAATATATAAAAAAGGAGAGATTGATATGCCTTTAAACTTACCTGATAGGCTTCCGGCCATAGAGATTCTAAAGGAAGAAAATATTTTTGTTATAGATAATTCGCGTGCTACTCAGCAAGATATACGTCCTTTGCGAATAGTCTTGCTGAACCTCATGCCTTTGAAAATAACGACAGAAACGGATATGGTGCGTCTGTTATCTAATACTCCGCTTCAGTTGGAAATTTCATTCATGAAACTTAAGAGCCATACTTCAAAAAACACGCCAATTGAGCACATGCAAACTTTCTATACTGATTTTGATGATATGCGCTCGGAGAAGTATGATGGAATGATTGTTACTGGTGCCCCGGTGGAGCAGTTGGACTTTGAGGAGGTGAGCTATTGGCGTGAGATGGAAGAGGTATTTGACTGGGCTCGTACGCATGTTACTTCAACCTTTTATATTTGTTGGGCTGCTCAGGCCGGATTATATCACTACTATGGAATACCAAAGTATCCATTGGAAAAGAAGTTGTTTGGTATCTTCGAACACCGTGCACTTGATCCGTTGTATCCTATCTTCCGTGGCTTTGATGATGTCTTTTCTGTTCCCCACAGTAGGCATACGGAGGTTCGGAAGGAGGATGTTTTGAAAGTTCCCGAGCTGACGCTGTTATCGGAATCAGACGAAGCCGGCGTGTACATGGTAATGGGGCGTGGAGGCAGAGAGTTTTTTGTTACGGGGCACTCGGAATATTCTCCGTTGACATT containing:
- a CDS encoding pyridoxal phosphate-dependent aminotransferase, translated to MNQLSDRLNSLSPSETLAMSQKSNELKAQGIDVINMSVGEPDFNTPDHIKEAAKKAVDDNFSRYSPVPGYPALRNAIVEKLKKENNLNYTAAQILCSNGAKQSVCNVLMALIGSGDEVIIPAPYWVSYPEMVKLAEGTNVFVSAGIEQDFKITPAQLEAAVTLKTKALILCSPSNPTGSVYTKEELAGLAAVLAKYPQITIIADEIYEHINYIGKHESIAQFPEVRDRVVIVNGVSKAYAMTGWRIGFIAGPQWIVSACNKLQGQYTSGPCSVSQKAAEAAYVGTQTPVAEMRDAFRRRKDLIVKLAKEISGFEVNVPQGAFYLFPKCNSYFGKSADGRLVTDAGDLAMYLLEVGHVACVGGTAFGAPEYIRMSYATSDENIVEAMRRIKEALGKLA
- a CDS encoding 4Fe-4S binding protein — encoded protein: MAYVITDDCIACGTCIDECPVEAISEGDIYSINPDVCTDCGTCADVCPSEAIHPVE
- the metA gene encoding homoserine O-succinyltransferase, translated to MPLNLPDRLPAIEILKEENIFVIDNSRATQQDIRPLRIVLLNLMPLKITTETDMVRLLSNTPLQLEISFMKLKSHTSKNTPIEHMQTFYTDFDDMRSEKYDGMIVTGAPVEQLDFEEVSYWREMEEVFDWARTHVTSTFYICWAAQAGLYHYYGIPKYPLEKKLFGIFEHRALDPLYPIFRGFDDVFSVPHSRHTEVRKEDVLKVPELTLLSESDEAGVYMVMGRGGREFFVTGHSEYSPLTLDTEYRRDAEKGMAIDLPKNYYMNNDPEKEPLVRWRGHANLLFSNWLNYFVYQETPFNIEDIK